GGCTTTTGAGAGGATCAACGGGGGCTGACCAACTTCGGTATCGAGGTCGCTGGAAAGGAAGAAGACCTGGATACTTATCGACCTCAGCCACACAAACGAGACAGGCCTCTGGGATGTCATTGACGTCACCCCGCTCCCGGTTCTAACCCTCCAACTGTAAACGGCGGGGCTTTCAAAAAAGTAACCTTTCATCAACGCGAAAAAGCTCTGCGACACCCCTCGCAACGAACGGGGTGAGGCCGCCCCTTGGCAGGCACGTTGGTCATGGTCACATTGAGTATCTGGTTGACCTGGCGGGCTACAAGCACCCCAGCCCGGGTTTTGACTTCGTCTACCACCTTCTCAAATGGAGCGACAGAAGCATGGGGAGCTTCGAGAACGAATCGAAAATAGCCGCTCTAATCGAGAGGCCACGAGAGAACCCTGGCCACAAAGAGGCGGACGCCCTAACCTTCGAAAACTTCAGAGGATTTTCGGAGGGGTTTGCGGGATGAGGGCTGAAAAAGCAGTGGGGAAGTTTAGCCTCTCCTCAGGAATCTGGGCATCAGAAGGAGTCTCCTCTTCCTGATAGCACCGGTAGGTCTGAGCATCTGGACCTTCTCTATGCTGCGGATCATCCTTCCAGGGCGCGACGCGGGCTCTGGAAAACCTACTGCAAGCGCTTTTTTGCTGTGGCGCACTGTATCGGAGGTTTCCTCGGATGAAAGTTTTGAGGATATCCTCTCCAGTATCTCCCTCTCCCGGGTTCTTAGTCCGTGTAATTTCCCCTCTCGGTATGCCTTAAGCGCCTCCCTGAGGAGACCCGCTTCCTCTGCTGCCTTGAGTACCCCCCTCTTAAGTCTGTTGCCGGCCCCTATCCACTCAAAGTTCCCGGTGTAGCCCACCCAGTAGCCAGCCAGGTACGCTCTTTTAACGATGTCCTGCTCTTCTTCCACTTTCCTGGGGGTTAAACTATCTCTCCTCACTTAGATCCCCCTTCTGTTGAGTCACGACCAGGCCCCTGTCCGTGAACTTCAGGGGGAATATGCGCGTTTCATGCCTCGTCCTGCGCATCTTCAGAACCTGCACCCCGCGCACCATGTCCCCCACAGCGTCGTCCATGAAGTAGTGCAGCATTATCACCCCGTCGGCCAGGTAGTACTCCTCGGTGTATTTATCCAGATCCGTCAGCTCCGCCACGAGGATAGCTGTTACCCCCATCTCCTCGATCGTCCTTATGAAGTTGGCCAGCTGCGCCCTCTTCTCGGCGGGATTAGTGTTGCTGAACTCTATCGCAGTAATGGGGTCTACTACGAGCCTGGATACCCTCTGGGATGCGGCTATCTCCTTGATGCTCATCAGAACGCTCCCCCATGTCGGGGGTTTGCCGACTCCCTTCCAGAGGGTCTTACCGTAGTCCTGGAGGAATATCTTGCCCGACTTCACATAGCTCCACACGGCGGGATCGAAGCGGGCCATGTCCTTAACTGCCTCGATTGGATCGTGGATGAGGGAGACGTAAGCAGTGTTCTCGCCTTTTCTGGCCCCCTCAAGAAGGAAGTGCATCGAAAAAGTCGTTTTGCCGCTCCCGGGAGGGCCAGTGAGGAGATAAGTTTTACCAGGTAAAAGACCACCCTCTATGATCTGGTCAAACCCTTTAATCCCCGTGGGGATCCTGGCCGGTACGTCCATTTAGCACCCTCCCTCCACCATCTCGGGGAATAATTTGGCCATCATATATAAAAGGTTTTCCGGAGTGTATTACGCAGGTGAGAACGGTGGACGAAGTGTACTTTCTCACACACCGGGAAGCCACGAGGCTACTCCTCTCAGGCGGTAAGGTAAGGGTGAACCTTGACCTCCGAAAGACGAACAAGACGTTCGAGATCACTCGCGAAGGCGAGGAGTTTATATTCCCCGACGGAACGAAGGTTGAAAAAAGTGTTATCGAGAGAATAGCCAAGGACGACTCCTCGGTCTACTTCGTCAAAAGCGGCGGCGTCTACAAGGCCGCCATAGCAGGGGAAGGTT
This is a stretch of genomic DNA from Thermococcus zilligii AN1. It encodes these proteins:
- a CDS encoding microsomal dipeptidase, whose amino-acid sequence is MRPPLGRHVGHGHIEYLVDLAGYKHPSPGFDFVYHLLKWSDRSMGSFENESKIAALIERPRENPGHKEADALTFENFRGFSEGFAG
- a CDS encoding RAD55 family ATPase, with translation MDVPARIPTGIKGFDQIIEGGLLPGKTYLLTGPPGSGKTTFSMHFLLEGARKGENTAYVSLIHDPIEAVKDMARFDPAVWSYVKSGKIFLQDYGKTLWKGVGKPPTWGSVLMSIKEIAASQRVSRLVVDPITAIEFSNTNPAEKRAQLANFIRTIEEMGVTAILVAELTDLDKYTEEYYLADGVIMLHYFMDDAVGDMVRGVQVLKMRRTRHETRIFPLKFTDRGLVVTQQKGDLSEER